A genomic segment from Nicotiana sylvestris chromosome 1, ASM39365v2, whole genome shotgun sequence encodes:
- the LOC138877682 gene encoding uncharacterized mitochondrial protein AtMg00810-like, with product MVTMRTVIALAAAKQWVIYQMNVHNTFLNGDILEEVYMQILDGARGAKPAGTPLELNLNLTSEEYDKAVAGIGSSETTNAMLKDPGSYQRLVGRLLCLTMTRLDIDFVVQVLSQYMHSPKVSHIEASLRVVRCIKGAPGLGLFMLAQNANQLSAYCDSDRGSCLQTRSEEKQSFCSYNINTRELITSVMSDCIDSPEEVTDVIAQMMFYRKASRNINWLEV from the exons ATGGTAACTATGAGGACCGTCATTGCCTTAGCAGCTGCTAAACAGTGGGTCATCTACCAAATGAATGTGCACAATACCTTCCTTAATGGTGATATACTAGAAGAAGTCTACATGCAGATTCTTGATGG GGCTAGGGGAGCTAAGCCAGCAGGCACACCCCTTGAGCTGAATCTGAATCTAACATCTGAGGAGTATGACAAAGCTGTAGCAGGCATAGGAAGCTCGGAAACAACAAATGCTATGCTCAAGGATCCAGGCAGTTATCAAAGACTTGTAGGGAGGCTACTTTGCTTGACTATGACTAGACTAGACATAGACTTTGTTGTTCAAGTCTTGAGTCAGTATATGCACAGTCCTAAGGTGTCTCATATAGAAGCTTCCTTGAGGGTTGTGAGGTGCATAAAAGGGGCTCCTGGACTAGGACTCTTTATGCTAGCACAGAATGCAAATCAGTTGTCTGCATACTGTGATTCTGACAGGGGTTCTTGCTTACAAACTAGGAG TGAGGAAAAGCAATCTTTCTGCTCGTACAACATTAATACGAGAGAGTTAATTACTTCTGTAATGTCAGACTGCATTGATTCTCCTGAAGAGGTCACGGATGTGATCGCACAAATGATGTTCTACAGGAAAGCGTCTAGGAATATTAACTGGTTGGAGGTTTAA